DNA sequence from the Marinilongibacter aquaticus genome:
TGTCCGATTTGGATCCTTTGTTTGATGATGCGGCCCGTGTATTGGTAAGTACGCAGCAAGGCAGTACTTCTTTGATTCAAAGAAAAATGAAGCTGGGTTACAACAGGGCCGGGCGAATCATCGATCAACTTGAGGCCGCGGGCATCGTAGGGCCTTTCGAAGGCAGTAAAGCTCGCGAAGTCTTGGTAAAAGACATGAGCCACCTTGAAGAAATTCTGGGCGATATCCGAAAAGCGGCCAATTAATCCTGTTATTAACAAAGCCTTAAAAAACTTTTCTGCTAATTTTGCGTCCTAATTCGGAAAGCAGAATAGCTGCTCCTTATTTCATTAAAGAGAATAGAGAAAGCATGAGAAAGATTTGTTTGTTGGTCGTATTGTGTGTGAGTGTGGTGTTCGGGCTCGAGGCTCAGGATGCGAAAGCCGGTGCAATATTGGATGCAATGAGTGCCAATTATAAAAACATGAAATCGTTTACAGCCAGTTTTAGCTATGCACCCGTAAGTGCGAGCGGAAAAATGGGGCGGGCCAGAAGTGGCAGTATTGCCGTGAAAGGTGTGAAATTCAAATTGAATATGGTAGGGCAGGAGATCTACAACGATGGCTCAAACATTTATTCCTTTGTAAAAGAAACAAACGAAGTAAACATCACGGAGTACGATGCCAGCGAGGATTCTCAGTTTTCTCCGGCAAATATTTATTCCATTTATAAAAACGGCTACAAATACAGCTACCAAGGTGAGAAGAACATTGGTGGAGAACTTTGCCAAGTCGTGGAATTGCAGCCTTTGAACGGTGGCAATGTAAAAAAGATAGAAATTGGTGTGGTGAAGAGCTCGAAAAATGTGAAGAGCTGGAAACTTTGGGATTCATCGGGTAAGCAAACCGCGTTTACAATTACCAAATTCAATGGAAATGCCGCTTTGTCTGATGCTTATTTTAAGTTTGATACGGGCAAACACCCAGGTGTTGAAGTGGTGGATTTGAGATAAACCAAAACTTTTGCAAAATTGAAGCCTCTGTATTCGCAGAGGTTTTTTTGTTTAGAATAAAACGCAGAAAACATGTCGTCGCATCATGTGGTTCGTGAAAAGCAAGAGCCGGCTCTTTTGATCGCCAATGGAGAAGCCTGTAGCAGTGAACTTTTGGGAGCACTGCTCGAATGGTCACCTTTTGTTTTGGTTCTTGATGAAGCTGTGAATAGGGTTTTGGACTTGGGCATCAAAATCGATGTGCTCTTGGGCGATTTTGACAGCGGAGACTTGGACCTTTCGGAAATAGAACGGCAACAGTACCCTTTGAAAATTGTGCATACGCCAGACCAGGAAAAAACAGATTTGGAGAAGGGGATTGAGTATTTGATCGAAGAAGGCTTTCCTGCGGTGAATATTATTTGGGCTTCGGGCAGGCGTATGGATCATACGTTGGCCAATTTGCTAAACTTGGTAAAGTACAATTCCGAAATCCAGCTCGTTATGCTCGACGACCACTCGAAAATAGTGCCCCTTAAGCCCCTGCCCTACATATATGAAAAATGGTATAAGGCTGGCGACAATATTTCTTTGCTGCCTTTGGGCAGAGTGGAGGGGATAAGTACAATGAATTTGGCTTTCGAATTGAAGGATGAATGGCTTGAAGTGGGGCAGCGTTTGGGAAGCAGCAACAATGTGGCTGAAGACGGCACGGTGCGGATACAATTCGAGAAAGGGCACCTGTTGTTGATGGAATGTGAAGATTAACCACACACTTATCCACATATTATTTAGATAAATTTCTAATTACCTTGGATTTTAATCAGAATTATGCTTATGTTTAAGTGATAATCGTCATATCCTGTGTGATTTAGCCATTGGGGCTAATTTTCCAAGGAAATGTGGATTAACTCAAAATGAACACTGTGAACTTGTGGATAACTTTTAGATTTGTATTTTTCCAATGCTCGTGAAAACGTAAATTCCTCAGAGTGAGTTGCTAAAATGATGTGGGAGGTTCCTGTTTTTTGGATTCCATTAAGTGCAAGCTTTTAGTCATTTTTTTTGCCCTTTTTTGCGTGTTAATTTTGAATTCTAAGGCCTTAATTTTTGGGTCTATCATCAACTGATTAGAGTGTTTGAATCTTACTTGTTGAATTCATAAATTTTCTGCTGTATGTATGTAATTAAAAGAGATGGCCGCCGGGAGTCCGTAAAATTCGATAAAATAACGGCAAGGATAGAACGTCTTTGCTACGGGCTCGATCCCGATTTTGTGCAACCTGTGGAAGTCGCCATGAAGGTGGTTTCTGGGATTTTTGATGGGGTATCAACCTCGGAATTGGACAACTTAGCAGCAGAAACGGCGGCCTCGATGACGACCAAGCATCCGGATTACGCCCATTTGGCTGCAAGGGTTGCCATTAGCAATTTGCACAAGAACACATTGAAGTCGTTTTCCGGGACGATGAAAATGTTGTACCAATATGTAGATCCCAAAACAAACGAAAATGCTTCGTTGATCGGAAAGGATACTTGGAAGGTTATCAAGCAGCATGCGGCTTTGTTGGATTCGACGATTATCTATGACCGTGATTACGGCTATGATTATTTCGGTTACAAGACCTTGGAGCGTTCGTATCTTTTGAAAATCAACGGTAAGATTGTTGAAAGGCCTCAGCATATGTTGATGCGTGTGGCAGTGGGAATTCATGGAGAAGATATCGATCGTGTTATCGAAACATACAATTTACTTTCTGAACGTTGGTTTACACATGCCACACCAACGCTGTTCAATGCAGGTACACCGAAGCCACAATTGTCTTCTTGTTTCTTGTTGACCATGAAAGAGGATAGCATCGACGGGATTTATGACACTTTGAAACAATGTGCGAAAATTTCGCAATCTGCTGGAGGTATAGGTTTGTCGATTCACAATGTAAGAGCAAAAGGCACGTATATCAAAGGAACAAACGGCACTTCGAACGGTATTATCCCTATGCTTAGGGTATTCAACGATACGGCTCGTTATGTCGATCAAGGTGGCGGGAAACGCAAAGGCTCTTTTGCCGTGTATTTGGAGCCATGGCATGCGGATATTCACGATTTCTTGGATTTGAAAAAGAACCACGGAAAGGAAGAGATGCGTGCTCGCGATCTTTTCTACGCCATGTGGATTTCCGATTTGTTTATGAAGAGAGTGGAGGCTGGTGAAGACTGGTCGCTTTTCTGTCCACACGAGTGCCCTGGCTTGGCCGATACTTATGGCGAGGAATTTGAAAAGCTTTACCACAAATACGAATCTGAAGGCAAGGCCCGCGGTACAGTGAAAGCTCAGCAATTGTGGTTCAAGATATTGGAATCACAAATTGAAACCGGTACACCGTATATCCTATACAAGGATGCGTGTAACAAGAAATCGAACCAAAAGAATTTGGGTACGATAAAGTCTTCAAACTTGTGTACAGAAATTGTAGAGTACACTGCAGAAGACGAAGTGGCAGTATGTAACTTGGCTTCAATAGCTTTGCCGAAATTTGTAGAGCAAGATCAAAACGGGAATTATACACGTTTCGATCACCAAAAACTATATGAGATCGTGAAAGTGGTTACGCGAAATCTGAACAAGATTATCGATGTAAACTACTATCCGGTAAAAGAAGCGGAAAACAGCAACAAACGCCACCGTCCTATTGGTATTGGTATTCAAGGTTTGGCCGATACGTTCAGTTTGTTGCGTATGCCTTTCGAATCGGATGAAGCCCGTACTTTGAACAAAGAGATTTTCGAAACCATGTATTTTGCAGCGGTAGAAACATCTATGGAGCTGGCTATCGAAGAAGGGCCTTATCAAACTTGGAAAGGCTCGCCAATCTCAGAGGGTATTTTCCAATTCGATATGTGGGGCGTAACGCCAGATTCCAATCGTTGGGATTGGGAAGATCTTCGT
Encoded proteins:
- a CDS encoding LolA family protein, translated to MRKICLLVVLCVSVVFGLEAQDAKAGAILDAMSANYKNMKSFTASFSYAPVSASGKMGRARSGSIAVKGVKFKLNMVGQEIYNDGSNIYSFVKETNEVNITEYDASEDSQFSPANIYSIYKNGYKYSYQGEKNIGGELCQVVELQPLNGGNVKKIEIGVVKSSKNVKSWKLWDSSGKQTAFTITKFNGNAALSDAYFKFDTGKHPGVEVVDLR
- a CDS encoding thiamine diphosphokinase, with the translated sequence MSSHHVVREKQEPALLIANGEACSSELLGALLEWSPFVLVLDEAVNRVLDLGIKIDVLLGDFDSGDLDLSEIERQQYPLKIVHTPDQEKTDLEKGIEYLIEEGFPAVNIIWASGRRMDHTLANLLNLVKYNSEIQLVMLDDHSKIVPLKPLPYIYEKWYKAGDNISLLPLGRVEGISTMNLAFELKDEWLEVGQRLGSSNNVAEDGTVRIQFEKGHLLLMECED
- a CDS encoding ribonucleoside-diphosphate reductase subunit alpha is translated as MYVIKRDGRRESVKFDKITARIERLCYGLDPDFVQPVEVAMKVVSGIFDGVSTSELDNLAAETAASMTTKHPDYAHLAARVAISNLHKNTLKSFSGTMKMLYQYVDPKTNENASLIGKDTWKVIKQHAALLDSTIIYDRDYGYDYFGYKTLERSYLLKINGKIVERPQHMLMRVAVGIHGEDIDRVIETYNLLSERWFTHATPTLFNAGTPKPQLSSCFLLTMKEDSIDGIYDTLKQCAKISQSAGGIGLSIHNVRAKGTYIKGTNGTSNGIIPMLRVFNDTARYVDQGGGKRKGSFAVYLEPWHADIHDFLDLKKNHGKEEMRARDLFYAMWISDLFMKRVEAGEDWSLFCPHECPGLADTYGEEFEKLYHKYESEGKARGTVKAQQLWFKILESQIETGTPYILYKDACNKKSNQKNLGTIKSSNLCTEIVEYTAEDEVAVCNLASIALPKFVEQDQNGNYTRFDHQKLYEIVKVVTRNLNKIIDVNYYPVKEAENSNKRHRPIGIGIQGLADTFSLLRMPFESDEARTLNKEIFETMYFAAVETSMELAIEEGPYQTWKGSPISEGIFQFDMWGVTPDSNRWDWEDLRVKVKENGVRNSLLLAPMPTASTSQILGNNECFEPYTSNIYSRRVLSGEFAIVNKHLLRDLVKINLWNEGMKNKLIANNGSVQDIKEIPQNLKDLYKTAWEIKQKAIIDMAADRGAYICQSQSMNIFMANANMGKLTSMHFYAWKAGLKTGMYYLRTKAAVDAVKFTVDRQALSETTKDSKVEEKPLDYKRYAEENADKGQVVDERSEAEKQMAAMQCSLDDPDGCVMCGS